AGGGCATCCCCGAGATGTCGGCATACAAGAATTTCAGGGAGACTCTGCAGATATCGGCGCTCCTGCATGATATCGGCAAGATCGGCATTCCCGACCACATCCTAAATAAGCACGGCAAGCTTTCGCCGGAGGAGTTCGAGGAGATAAAGAAGCACTCGATAATCGGCGCGACTATACTGCATCCGATCAAGGAATTGAGCGACGTTGCGAGGGAAGTGCGCCACCATCAGGAGTGTTACGACGGTTCGGGTTATCCGGACGGGGTGAAGGGCGCGGATATCCCGCTCATCGCCAGGATAATAGCGGTGGCCGATGCTTTCGACGCCATAACTACCGACCGGCCGTATAAACGCAGAAAGAGGATCGAGGACGCCCTGCAGGAATTGAAGCGCTGTTCCGGTTCGCAATTTGATCCGGTTATCGTGAGCGCGTTTTTATTGGCTTATGAGAAAGGTAATATAATCACAAGTAGTGACCAAACCCCAAGGCTGGGATAAAAGCGTTAAGCCGCGGGCGGACAGGATACAGAGACGATCTTCACCTCGCTATTTCCAAGATTCTTAAAATAGTGAGGTGCGGATGAGTCGAAGTATATAGTGTCGCCCGAACCCAATACGTATTTTTCCTCGCCTATAGCCGCTTCGATCCGTCCTTCAATGACGTAAATGAACTTTTCGACGCCGCGCGCATCTTCTTCCGCGCCGGTGCGGCCGTGCTTTGCTATTGTAATGAGGATGGGGAGCATATTCTTGTCGCGGACATTTGTCGCGAGTATAATTGACGCGGATTTCTTGTCGTGTATCGAGACCTTAGGCCCGGTTTCTTTTGTTTTTACCTCGACGGTCTTCTTTGCGGAGGGCAGATCTTTATAGAGATCGGTTATGGTAATGCCTAACGCGTCGCATATATTTATGTGCGATTTTAATGTACCCGTCATCTTGCCGTTCTCGACCCTGCTCAACGTGGCGAGCGCGACGCCGGATTTCTGCGACAGCTCCGAGAGCGTCATCTTTTCTTCTTTCCTGTATTTATTTATTATCTCTCCGACATGCATATATTATAGCTCCTATTTTTATGAACCAATTATACTACTCTTTTGTGGATTTGTCAAGTCATGAAACAATCAAACTTGATAAAAAGTAAAAAAGATTTGACAAAATCGGAATTGCATGATATATTTCTTATGCTTGGTAGCGAGGATGGTCAAAATCATGAGAAGAATAAATTTCCTAATCGTTTGTGCGCTTACCTGTATTGTTATTGCCGGAGTTACGGAGCTCTGCTTTGCTTCTATCCCGCCTACTACTATAATAACTGCTAAACTGGATGCTAATCCCGCCGAAGACATTATCATTAACTTCGGTTCTCAACACGGTCTTTGGGTATATTCCAATAACTCTGTCTGGTTTCACCTTCACCCTATAAGTCCTAAGTCAATTACCAGAGCTGATCTTGATGGCAATGGCATCGATGATCTCGTGATCGACTTCGGTTCTCAGTACGGCGTCTATGTGTATAGCGATACCGGTGCATGGACTCAGCTTCATATTTTTACCGCAAGCTCCATTACCGCCGCCGATCTTGACGGCAACGGTAAGGACGACATTATAATCGACTTTGGTCCCCAGTACGGCATCTATGTGTATAGCGATACCGGTGCATGGATTCAGCTTCATACTTTAACCGCAAAGTCAATCACCGCCGCCGATCTTGACGGCAATGGTAAGGATGATATCATCGTAGACTTTGGTTCACAGTACGGCATCTATGTGTATAGCGATACCGGTGCATGGAATCAGCTACATAACTTCACCACAAAGTCTATCACCGCCGCCGATCTTGACGGCAACGGTAAGGATGATATCATCGTAGACTTTGGTTCAGAGTACGGCATCTATGTGTATAGCGATACCGGTGCATGGAATCAGCTACATAACTTCACCACAAAGTCTATCACCGCCGCCGATCTTGACGGCAACGGTATTGACGACATTATAATCGACTTTGGTTCTCAGTACGGCATTTGGATATATTACAACAACTCTACATGGCAAAAATTACATGATCTTAGCCCATGGGCAGTGAATGTACCGCCGCCGCAATTCACGAATCTAACCGATAAGACCGTGGTCATAGGTAATTTATTACAATTTACGTTAGAAGCTGACGGCTCCTATGTTCCTGCGGGTGAGCTTGCGTATTCGGTTGCAGGCCTGCCTCCGGATGCTTCGTTTGATGCCGCAAGCCGCACTATTTCATGGACGCCAACCCTATCCGATAAAGGGACCTACGACGTTACCTTTACCGTAACCAATGGCGCTACATCATCCACCAAATCTATCATTCTCTCGACTGTATATATAGAGGAAGCCTTGCTCACAAATGACGCAAGCATTGTGGGTAAACCGTCTATTTATGACGATAAAGTTATCTGGTCAGATAATAGAAATTCAAGCTACGATCTTTACCTGTATGATATCTCAGGCCATAGCGAATCGCTCCTAAATATTGATACCGCGGCAAAATTTAAACCTGCGATATATGGAGATAATATTGTATATATCGATCAGGACTTCAACCTTTATATGTACGATCTCTCCACAACCCAGAAGACTGAAGTAACAACGCTTTCTACAGCCGATAACGGACCGGCTATTTATAAAAATAAAATAGCATATGTAGCTGACCCCGTGAATATCTGTATATATGATATACCAACCGGACAAGTAACTGCGATAAGCGACGCAAGCTCAAGCCATGGATCTCTGAATATGGATGAAAATTCTCTCTTTTGGGAAAGTAGTCGATTGGATTCCGGCCAGAATGTTTATGATATATACACCTACGACCTTCAAGCCGGAACTAAATCTATGGTATTAAATAATCTTGCTTTATGCGGATTTGCCGCATATGGAGATAAGATATCCTGGGCTCAATCAACCGGACTATGGATATACAATATCTCTACAAAAGAGGGGATGCAGTTAACGCAAAATTCAGGCTCTATCAATCTTGCCATGTATGAGTATAGGATCGTATGGGCGGGAGATGATAGCCAAATCCACCTTACGGCCATGACTTTCTCGCCTCGTATTATCTCTGCCGATTGTGAGTGCGGCTACACAGGCTATAATGTCAATATAACCGGCACAAACCTTGGGTATAGCCAGGGTTCTTCAAATATTGAGTTAGGTGGTAGTGTTGTAAATGCGGCCATAACATCCTGGTCAGACACTTCCATTGTCTGCGTAATACCGTTTAATACTGATTTATCAGGTAATCAGACGCTGAAAGTAAATACTCCAGGGGGTAAGAGTAATGGTGTTGAGATAACCTTGCAGGATTTATCAAAGCTTCCCACAAAACCGACTCTTAACACTTTTTCTACTCCTACCAGTAATACGGTGCAGACATTGTCAGGAACTAAAGATATTAATACCTCTATATGGATGAACGGAGTTGAAAAAGTCCCCATAGATAGCTTTACTACATGGTCTGTCTCTATAACGTTGGCAGAGGGTCAAAACAATATAAACGTCACAGCGAAAAACTCCACAGGCGGAGAGAGTCAATCCGCTCTCGCGAGCATCTTACTTGATACAACCCCTCCCACAACCCCAGTAATGATAGATGATGGAGCTACTACTAATTATATAAGCACTTTTCATGCTGTTTGGTCGGCTCAAGATGCGGAGTCTGGAATTATCGAGTATCGATATCGCATAACGGATGGCACTAATGGCGGATCGGTAATTCGTGATTGGACATCAACGGGTGTAGTGCCGGAGGTGACGGCTACGGAATTATCTCTATCCAAAGGTCATACGTATTATTTCAGCGTCCAGGCCCGGAATGGCGCGGGGTTGTGGAGCTGTATAAGTTCGAGCGGCGGCGGTACATTAATACAGGCCGCGCCGGATATAATATCGATCAGCCCGGTTGCGGGAAGTATTCTGGACTCTGAGAATACGGTGGATTTTAATATAAACGCTATCGACCAGGAAGGGGACGCCATCCAGTATAGGATATTGGTTGACGGCGAGATTGTAAGCGATTGGAATAGCGCTCCAAATTTTAGCTGGCAGATGACGTCGCCCGAATCCGGCGCAAGGCAGGCTACGGTTTATGTTAAAGATACATGGGGCAATGAAAACTCCGGTTGTGTATCGATATACCTGGCCAGAAAGGCATTGGAATTACCATGAGTAATAAAATATTTGCCATAATTATAGTTATAGCTTTATCGTTAACTCCACGTGTTTTTTGTGCTGAGGAAACTGTAAAAACCGAAGATGTATCGGCGACCATCGAAACGAATACGGAAGAAGTCGTTTCCAAAAAGAGCGCGGCGGCTATGGTCAAATCCTCGGCCTCGGCGGTGGCGTCTATGGCGGCGGGCGAAGACGTAAGTTCCGGCTCCGTCGGAGGAGGCGCTTCGCTGTCACCGCTTTTGAGCGAATCATTTCAGACGGATCTTGCCACCGGCAGTGCGACTGCCAATATTCCGATAGTCGTGCCGCCCGGTAGAAAGAATATGCAACCGTCGATAGCGATCTCCTATTCCAGCAATAACCCCAATGGAGTGTGCGGCGTCGGCTGGGGGCTTACAACCTCCAGCATTCAGCGCTCGACCAAGAATGGAACTCCAAAATACGATAGCACGGATACATTTGTTTTTGCTTCAAGCGGATCGAGCGGCGACCTCGCCCTGATCGATGCCGAGAATAATGAATATCGTCAGAAGATAGAGACGGGTTTTATGAAGTATGTCTTTGATCCTGCCGGCTTAAAATGGACGGTATGGGATAAAGCCGGCACTAAATATGTATTTGGCACTTCCGTCGATTCGAGGATCGTGGGTGACGACGCTACGAAAATATTCGCGTGGTTTCTGGACAGGGTCGAAGACGTATATGGCAATACGGTGTTATTTACTTATGAAAAGGATAGCGGGCAGATATATCTGGCCGGAGCTATTTATACCTCCAACTCTACTGTGACTCCGGCGCTCGCCGCGGATAAAGCGGTGAGCCTTGTTTACGAAACCGGCAGGGCCGATATTGCCTATAATAACAGAGCCGGGTGGCAGATAGCTACCGCCAAACGATTAAAAGAGGTACAGGTTAAAGTCGATGGCGTTCTCGTGTGGCGGTATGCGTTCAGTTACTCGACGAGCGCGGATACGACACGCTCGCTCCTGACGCAGGTTACGCTTTTCGACGCGGCCGGCAACAGTCTGCCTCCGAAGAAATTTACGTATCAAACGATCGAGTAGACAAAAATGCGAAAATTTATTTCCATAATCCTGGTATTTGCCCACGTTGCGCTTATACTGCCTCTTCCCGAGGCGCACGCGATGGAGAGCGCCAATTTTAAGGTAACGGAGAGCGCCGTATCCTCCGGAGGCGGCTCAAACGGCGGTATTGGGGCGGATATCGCTTATTCAAATGCCGCGGAACCGGCTACGGGTAATGCGGAGAGTTCAAATTATAAGGCCTCGCTCGGCTACATAAATGTTATCGCCTCGAACCCGCCGATATTCAAATCATTGATACCGGACGCGAATATGAGAGCGGTGTGGGATAAGGCTCAGCCATGCGCGACGACGATATCCCTCGATGGGTATTTTTCCAGCCCCGATAATTTGCCCCTTACATATATAGTAGAAGGTAACTCGCGGATATCTGCGGTTGTTAATCCCGTAACGCACGTCGTCAATTTTTCGCAGGGCGATGATTTTTCCGGTGCCGAGGCCGTCAGGTTCGTTGCTGTAGATGCCTCAGGCAATAGAACCGTGAGTAATTTTGTGATGCTTGTGGTGAAAGGGGCCGGTAATAATCCTCCGGTGATCCATCCGATCAGCGACATTACGGTGCGCGAGAACGAACTCGTTCAGGTCGCGCCGACGGTATTCGATCCGGATGGCGATGCTCTGACTATAACTTACAGCGCGCCCTTAAACGATACGGGAAGCTGGCAGACGTCCTACAAAGACTCTGGTGCATATAAAATAACGGCTACCGTTTCGGACGGGACGCTAAAAGCTTCTTCCGCTTTTAATATAACCGTAAAAAATGTGAACAGGCCTCCGGTTATCGATACGATTGCCGGCGTAACGGTCAACGAAGGTGATGTCGTCAAATTAAACGTTACAGCCCGCGATCCTGATGGCGATAATGTCACCATAGATTATCCGAATCCTCTGGATAGCGACGGAAGCTGGCAGACGACGTACAAAGATGCCGGGTCATACAGTTTTACGGTTACCGCATCGGACGGCGATTTGAGCTCGACGAGCGAAGCCAATGTTACCGTAAATCCCATCAACGCGGCGCCTCTGGTCCGGCTTTACTCCGATAAGACCAGCCTATCTGCGAATGAAGAATTCACGGTTTATCTGCTTGCGCAGGATCCCGACGGCGACCAATTGACGCTGACACTCAAAAAGGATGGGAGCGCGATATCCGGTTGCGAAAACATTGTTCTCGACGCCCAGACTTTTACAAAAACTATATCCATATCGAACGCGGGAAGTCACACCATCGACGCTGTAGTTACGGAAACCGGCGTTTCGGGCGACGCGAATACCGCCTCGGCTACGCTTAAGATAAACGTCGATGAAAATTCCTCGTCGGACGTATATTTCCCGATATCCGGAGATTTTAACGGTGACGGCTTAACGGATCTCGGCTATTTTAACAGGGCGCTCGGGATATGGAAGGTTCAGTTGTCCAAGGGTGACGGTACATTTGGGTCTGTCGAATACTGGATAGCGAGCGGATTCGGTAATAACGACAGCTATTGCTATCCTATGACGGGTGATTTTAACGGTGACGGTAAGACTGACGCGGGTTTTATACGCGTGCCTACTTCAGACGGTGCCGGCTCGTATGTTCGGCTTGCGTTATCAAGCGGTACGGCCTTCAGCGCCCAAACAACCGACTGGCGCAGTACGAGTGCCGGGACACTGATGAGCGACTGGCATTACACGACGTTTACCGGCGATTTTAACGGCGACGGCATAAGCGATACCGGCCAGGTTCATTACGAGGAGGCGAACTATCGTTACGTTGGGCTTACCGGCGCGAATGGCGCGGTATCGGCGATGGAAAATTGGATAAAAGGCGGAAGCCATGTTTCGACAGGTGAAATATCGCCCATCGCGGCCGATTTTAACGGCGATGGATTAACGGACGCGTGTTTTTTCAGGAAGGCATACGGCACATGGACTGTATGCCTCTCGAAGGGCGACAGGTTTGGCGATACGACTACCTGGCTAACGGTATTTGGCACGGATAAAGATCCCGTCCTGGCCGATTTTAACTGCGATGGCCTGACGGACATCGGTTATATGGTAAAGGAAGATTCGCAGTGGTCGGTAAAATATGCCATATCGGACGGAACGAAGTTTAATCTTAAGAACGGCGAAGCGTATACCTACAAGACGCTTATATCCGATTCTGTAAGCGGTACATTCATATCCGGCGATTTTAACGGCGACGGCCTTTTTGATATAGCGGTATTTAATAAGGATACGCGTGAATGGACGGTTAAACTACACCATTCGAAATATCCGGATCTGCTCATCGGAATAGATAACGGTATGAGCGGTACGACCACGATAACTTACAAGGATTCGGCCGTATTCGATAATACCGGCGACGACGGACTGCCGACCCTGCCATTCTCGATACGCGTCGTGACGAGCGTGACCCAGTCGGACGGTCTCGGAAGTAATTACACGGCGAATTATTTTTACCGCGACGGCGCCTTCGACTCCGTCCAGCGCGAGTTCCGCGGGTTCGGTTACGTTAAAGTAATAGACGCCGAAGGAAGCTACAAAGAGACGTATTTTAACCAGGATGACATATATAAAGGAAGGCCGTCGAAAGAAGTGGTGCGTGATAAGTATAACAATATTTACTCGCAGGTTTTGTATAACTGGCAGGATCGTAAATTATTCAGCGACGCGGTTGATTATCCATACCTTCTGGACAAAACCTCAAATGCTTATGATCCGGTTACCGGCGCGACTAAAAGCGCGAAAACTATATACACCTATGACGACTATGGCAATGCGGTAAATGTCAGGGAAGAGGGTTTCCTCGATACGGCAGGAGATGAGCAGGAGGCGCAGATCACGTATTATTACGACACCGCAAACTGGATACTCTCAAAGCCGGTTGAGAGCAGGGTGAAGGACGCCGCGGGCAATGTGGCCGCGGCGACGAAATACGAATACTATTCGGACGGCGCCCTGAAGAAAGAGGAGCGATGGCTCGGGCGCGCGGGCGGCGCTCCGTCGTGGGGATCAGGCGACAACCCGACGGCCGAGTTTACTTACAGCGCTGTCGGAAACGTCGAGACGGTTAAGGACGCCCGCGGCAGTGT
This genomic stretch from Candidatus Omnitrophota bacterium harbors:
- a CDS encoding XRE family transcriptional regulator, whose protein sequence is MHVGEIINKYRKEEKMTLSELSQKSGVALATLSRVENGKMTGTLKSHINICDALGITITDLYKDLPSAKKTVEVKTKETGPKVSIHDKKSASIILATNVRDKNMLPILITIAKHGRTGAEEDARGVEKFIYVIEGRIEAAIGEEKYVLGSGDTIYFDSSAPHYFKNLGNSEVKIVSVSCPPAA
- a CDS encoding putative Ig domain-containing protein, with the translated sequence MRRINFLIVCALTCIVIAGVTELCFASIPPTTIITAKLDANPAEDIIINFGSQHGLWVYSNNSVWFHLHPISPKSITRADLDGNGIDDLVIDFGSQYGVYVYSDTGAWTQLHIFTASSITAADLDGNGKDDIIIDFGPQYGIYVYSDTGAWIQLHTLTAKSITAADLDGNGKDDIIVDFGSQYGIYVYSDTGAWNQLHNFTTKSITAADLDGNGKDDIIVDFGSEYGIYVYSDTGAWNQLHNFTTKSITAADLDGNGIDDIIIDFGSQYGIWIYYNNSTWQKLHDLSPWAVNVPPPQFTNLTDKTVVIGNLLQFTLEADGSYVPAGELAYSVAGLPPDASFDAASRTISWTPTLSDKGTYDVTFTVTNGATSSTKSIILSTVYIEEALLTNDASIVGKPSIYDDKVIWSDNRNSSYDLYLYDISGHSESLLNIDTAAKFKPAIYGDNIVYIDQDFNLYMYDLSTTQKTEVTTLSTADNGPAIYKNKIAYVADPVNICIYDIPTGQVTAISDASSSHGSLNMDENSLFWESSRLDSGQNVYDIYTYDLQAGTKSMVLNNLALCGFAAYGDKISWAQSTGLWIYNISTKEGMQLTQNSGSINLAMYEYRIVWAGDDSQIHLTAMTFSPRIISADCECGYTGYNVNITGTNLGYSQGSSNIELGGSVVNAAITSWSDTSIVCVIPFNTDLSGNQTLKVNTPGGKSNGVEITLQDLSKLPTKPTLNTFSTPTSNTVQTLSGTKDINTSIWMNGVEKVPIDSFTTWSVSITLAEGQNNINVTAKNSTGGESQSALASILLDTTPPTTPVMIDDGATTNYISTFHAVWSAQDAESGIIEYRYRITDGTNGGSVIRDWTSTGVVPEVTATELSLSKGHTYYFSVQARNGAGLWSCISSSGGGTLIQAAPDIISISPVAGSILDSENTVDFNINAIDQEGDAIQYRILVDGEIVSDWNSAPNFSWQMTSPESGARQATVYVKDTWGNENSGCVSIYLARKALELP
- a CDS encoding SpvB/TcaC N-terminal domain-containing protein: MSNKIFAIIIVIALSLTPRVFCAEETVKTEDVSATIETNTEEVVSKKSAAAMVKSSASAVASMAAGEDVSSGSVGGGASLSPLLSESFQTDLATGSATANIPIVVPPGRKNMQPSIAISYSSNNPNGVCGVGWGLTTSSIQRSTKNGTPKYDSTDTFVFASSGSSGDLALIDAENNEYRQKIETGFMKYVFDPAGLKWTVWDKAGTKYVFGTSVDSRIVGDDATKIFAWFLDRVEDVYGNTVLFTYEKDSGQIYLAGAIYTSNSTVTPALAADKAVSLVYETGRADIAYNNRAGWQIATAKRLKEVQVKVDGVLVWRYAFSYSTSADTTRSLLTQVTLFDAAGNSLPPKKFTYQTIE